One genomic window of Polyangium aurulentum includes the following:
- a CDS encoding C-type lectin domain-containing protein: protein MNAARKLWGRTAAAAALLLVLGGCNQIAGIEEGELALCDDGQAMEDGSCPDVEDSGTNGAVGNGSGGGDECPASWTAAGGRCYLQEISLREWESARQRCVDLGGDLATIRSPEELAEVGAITTRDVWIGGSDRDAEGTLTWSNGEPWDYQTWSGEASSIGQSSKRDCVSLDFAEGGLPAFNMRFCVEKLGLLCERSP, encoded by the coding sequence TTGAACGCAGCGCGCAAGCTTTGGGGTCGAACGGCCGCGGCGGCGGCGCTCTTGCTGGTTCTCGGGGGCTGCAACCAGATCGCAGGCATCGAGGAGGGCGAGCTCGCGCTCTGCGACGACGGGCAAGCCATGGAGGATGGAAGCTGCCCCGACGTCGAGGACAGCGGCACGAACGGCGCGGTCGGCAATGGCAGCGGCGGCGGCGACGAGTGCCCCGCGTCGTGGACCGCGGCCGGCGGTCGTTGCTATCTGCAGGAGATCTCGCTCCGCGAATGGGAGAGCGCGCGCCAGCGCTGCGTGGACCTCGGCGGCGATCTCGCGACGATCCGCTCGCCCGAGGAGCTGGCCGAGGTCGGCGCAATCACGACCCGTGACGTGTGGATCGGCGGCAGCGACAGGGACGCCGAGGGGACGCTCACCTGGTCGAACGGCGAGCCGTGGGACTACCAGACGTGGTCCGGGGAGGCTTCGTCCATCGGTCAGAGCTCGAAGCGCGACTGCGTGAGCCTCGACTTCGCGGAGGGCGGGCTGCCGGCGTTCAACATGCGCTTCTGCGTCGAGAAGCTCGGCTTGCTCTGCGAACGCTCGCCCTGA
- a CDS encoding PspA/IM30 family protein, producing MGIFDRMGKVISSNVNALLDKAEDPKKSVDLIVEEMKDQIRAARKELVEAVAAEKVLRKKVDELDADTEKWERRAELALKAGDEALAREALVQKKRVVGERDRAEALRAEQRAAALNMKRELERMEAKQQELEARKGTIAAQIKQAKAGGGAEGLGARGSGAGAFAEFRRMEDKIEGHVAEVAAAREVDDALRQGGMSDADLESKFAQLEGGGGGGSGGKPGGSEIDDELAALKKKVRIG from the coding sequence ATGGGCATCTTCGACCGGATGGGCAAGGTCATCTCGAGCAACGTCAACGCGCTCCTCGACAAGGCGGAAGACCCCAAGAAGTCGGTCGATCTGATCGTCGAGGAGATGAAGGACCAGATTCGCGCGGCGCGCAAGGAGCTGGTCGAGGCGGTGGCGGCCGAGAAGGTGCTGCGCAAGAAGGTCGACGAGCTCGACGCGGACACGGAGAAGTGGGAGCGGCGCGCGGAGCTGGCGCTCAAGGCGGGCGACGAGGCGCTGGCGCGTGAGGCGCTCGTGCAGAAGAAGCGCGTGGTGGGCGAGCGAGACCGGGCGGAGGCGCTGCGGGCCGAGCAGCGCGCGGCCGCGCTCAACATGAAGCGCGAGCTCGAGCGGATGGAGGCCAAGCAGCAGGAGCTCGAGGCGCGCAAGGGGACGATCGCGGCGCAGATCAAGCAGGCGAAGGCCGGTGGCGGCGCCGAGGGTCTCGGGGCGCGCGGATCGGGCGCGGGCGCGTTCGCGGAGTTCCGCCGCATGGAGGACAAGATCGAGGGTCACGTGGCCGAGGTGGCCGCGGCGCGCGAGGTGGACGACGCGCTCCGCCAGGGCGGCATGTCGGACGCGGATCTCGAGTCGAAGTTCGCGCAGCTCGAGGGCGGCGGCGGTGGCGGGAGCGGCGGCAAGCCCGGCGGGAGCGAGATCGACGACGAGCTCGCGGCGCTGAAGAAGAAGGTTCGGATCGGCTGA
- the ppdK gene encoding pyruvate, phosphate dikinase has protein sequence MTKRIYFFGGGQADGDGTQKALLGGKGAGLHEMTRLGIPVPPGFTITSEVCTEFFASGEKMPEGLLAEARASVERIGELVGVRFGNVEAPLLVSVRSGARASMPGMMDTILNLGLNDAIVEGLSARMQNPRFALDAYRRFIVTYADVVLEIERKRFDEALEIARRKAAVTLGVDAARMTTAELQRKLPDSMLDVETLRSLVKEQRRIVAEVTGKPFPEDPWAQLEGAIMAVFRSWNNARAKTYRKMHDIPESWGTACNVQAMVFGNLGDDSGTGVCFTRDPSTGEKRFFGEWLPNAQGEDVVAGVRTPHPIARGGGDDEKSLEVRMPEAYTELVRVQDRLEKHFRDMQDMEFTVQAGKLYLLQTRNGKRTGRAGVRIAVEMVREGLITQREAVLRVDPQSIEQLLHPTIDAKAPKKLLARGLPASPGAASGQIVFHADEAERKAAQGLPVILVRAETSPEDIHGMKAANGILTARGGMTSHAAVVARGMGKCCVAGCSAVAISYETATMTVTIYDEAGRPTDTVSVRGGDVITLDGATGSVYLGAVPTAPAALSAEFEELMKWADEKRRLKVLANADTGADARTARSFGAEGIGLCRTEHMFFDDKRIAAVREMILSADVEARKRALAKLLPFQREDFVSIFHEMAGLPVTIRLLDPPLHEFLPHERKQIEDLAATMRVRPSDLTRKVEELHEFNPMLGHRGCRLAVTFPEIYEMQARAIFEAACEVAAGSSAPKLEIMIPLAMTRRELAMTKKSLERVAAEVFAEKGRKVDYLFGTMIELPRAALRAAELAEEAEFFSFGTNDLTQTTLGISRDDAGKFLGAYVESAILPKDPFTSLDVEGVGELVATACERGKKTRPNIELGVCGEHGGDPASIRFFERVKLDYVSCSPLRVPVARLAAAQAAITEESAGARTTD, from the coding sequence ATGACCAAGCGGATCTATTTCTTCGGAGGCGGGCAAGCCGACGGCGATGGGACGCAGAAGGCGCTCCTGGGCGGCAAGGGCGCGGGGCTGCACGAGATGACCCGGCTCGGCATCCCGGTGCCGCCAGGCTTCACGATCACGAGCGAGGTCTGCACCGAGTTCTTCGCGTCGGGTGAGAAGATGCCGGAGGGGCTGCTCGCGGAGGCGCGGGCGAGCGTCGAGCGCATCGGGGAGCTGGTGGGCGTTCGCTTCGGGAACGTGGAGGCGCCCTTGCTCGTGTCGGTGCGCTCGGGCGCGCGGGCGTCGATGCCCGGCATGATGGACACGATCCTGAACCTCGGCCTGAACGACGCGATCGTCGAGGGCCTGTCCGCGCGCATGCAAAACCCTCGTTTCGCGCTCGACGCTTACCGGCGTTTCATCGTGACGTACGCGGACGTGGTGCTCGAGATCGAGCGCAAGCGCTTCGACGAGGCGCTCGAGATCGCGCGGCGCAAGGCGGCCGTGACGCTGGGCGTGGACGCGGCGCGCATGACGACGGCGGAGCTTCAACGCAAGCTGCCGGACTCGATGCTCGACGTGGAGACCTTGCGCTCGCTCGTGAAGGAGCAGCGGCGCATCGTCGCCGAGGTGACGGGCAAGCCGTTCCCCGAAGATCCGTGGGCGCAGCTCGAGGGCGCGATCATGGCGGTGTTCCGGAGCTGGAACAACGCGCGCGCCAAGACGTACCGCAAGATGCACGACATCCCCGAGAGCTGGGGGACCGCTTGCAACGTGCAGGCGATGGTCTTCGGCAACCTCGGCGACGACTCGGGCACGGGCGTGTGCTTCACGCGCGATCCGTCGACGGGCGAGAAGCGCTTCTTCGGCGAGTGGCTGCCGAACGCGCAGGGCGAGGACGTGGTGGCCGGCGTGCGCACGCCCCACCCGATCGCGCGCGGCGGGGGCGACGACGAGAAGTCCCTCGAGGTGCGCATGCCCGAGGCCTACACCGAGCTGGTGCGCGTGCAAGATCGGCTCGAGAAGCACTTCCGCGACATGCAGGACATGGAGTTCACCGTGCAGGCGGGCAAGCTCTATCTCTTGCAGACGCGCAACGGAAAGCGCACCGGGCGCGCGGGCGTGCGCATCGCGGTCGAGATGGTGCGCGAGGGCCTCATCACGCAGCGCGAGGCGGTGCTGCGCGTGGACCCGCAGTCGATCGAGCAGCTCCTGCACCCGACGATCGACGCGAAGGCGCCGAAGAAGCTGCTCGCGCGCGGTTTGCCGGCGAGCCCCGGCGCGGCGAGCGGGCAGATCGTCTTCCACGCCGACGAGGCCGAGCGCAAGGCGGCGCAGGGCCTGCCTGTGATCCTGGTGCGCGCCGAGACCTCGCCCGAGGACATCCACGGGATGAAGGCGGCGAACGGCATCCTCACGGCGCGCGGCGGCATGACGAGCCACGCGGCCGTCGTGGCCCGCGGCATGGGCAAGTGCTGCGTGGCCGGCTGCTCCGCGGTCGCGATCAGCTACGAGACCGCGACCATGACCGTGACCATCTACGACGAGGCCGGGCGGCCCACGGACACGGTGAGCGTGCGGGGCGGCGACGTGATCACGCTCGATGGCGCGACGGGCAGCGTCTACCTCGGCGCGGTCCCCACGGCGCCCGCGGCGCTCTCGGCCGAGTTCGAGGAGCTGATGAAATGGGCCGACGAGAAGCGCCGGCTCAAGGTGCTCGCGAACGCGGACACGGGGGCCGACGCGCGCACCGCGCGCAGCTTCGGTGCCGAGGGGATCGGTCTGTGCCGGACCGAGCACATGTTCTTTGACGACAAACGAATCGCCGCCGTGCGCGAGATGATCCTCTCGGCGGACGTGGAGGCGCGCAAGCGCGCGCTCGCCAAGCTCTTGCCGTTCCAGCGCGAGGACTTCGTCTCGATCTTCCACGAGATGGCGGGCCTGCCGGTGACGATCCGCCTGCTCGACCCGCCGTTGCACGAGTTCCTGCCGCACGAGCGCAAGCAGATCGAGGACCTCGCGGCGACGATGCGCGTTCGTCCCTCGGATCTGACGCGCAAGGTGGAGGAGCTGCACGAGTTCAACCCGATGCTCGGGCACCGCGGCTGTCGGCTGGCGGTGACGTTCCCCGAGATCTACGAGATGCAGGCGCGCGCGATCTTCGAGGCCGCGTGCGAGGTGGCCGCGGGCTCGTCGGCGCCGAAGCTCGAGATCATGATCCCGCTGGCGATGACGCGGCGCGAGCTCGCGATGACGAAGAAGTCGCTCGAGCGCGTGGCAGCCGAGGTGTTCGCGGAGAAGGGCCGCAAGGTCGATTATCTGTTCGGCACGATGATCGAGCTGCCGCGGGCCGCGCTGCGCGCCGCGGAGCTGGCCGAAGAGGCGGAGTTCTTCAGCTTCGGCACGAACGACCTGACGCAGACGACGCTCGGCATCTCGCGTGACGACGCGGGCAAGTTCCTCGGCGCGTACGTCGAGTCGGCCATCCTGCCGAAGGATCCGTTCACGAGCCTCGACGTCGAGGGCGTGGGCGAGCTGGTGGCGACGGCGTGCGAGCGGGGCAAGAAGACGCGCCCGAACATCGAACTCGGGGTTTGCGGCGAGCATGGGGGTGATCCGGCCTCGATCCGCTTCTTCGAGCGGGTGAAGCTCGACTACGTCTCGTGCTCTCCGCTGCGCGTGCCGGTGGCGCGCCTGGCGGCGGCGCAGGCGGCGATCACGGAGGAGTCGGCGGGAGCCCGCACGACGGACTAG